Proteins encoded in a region of the Bactrocera tryoni isolate S06 chromosome 4, CSIRO_BtryS06_freeze2, whole genome shotgun sequence genome:
- the LOC120775266 gene encoding rho GTPase-activating protein gacGG-like — protein MNSFSRAYRDPKSPLTPLTPLTASTAFNFNISGDSLKPFINAIEAERTKETPKSSPAGLACGAKYVNANKYIKRQPANVLSDTTNKSRKLSPRFISKKSDVDDKKTLKKSNNDLNNNKISSRYSSTSISSSSSRGSFKCNESSFKETDTIPSSKFKLSPRATSTYNYYSVSSSQSSSHSSSGSINSNNSSTTPNSFNYNGSARHHKPPKLVLNDTNVAETDSTMSTVFNWVWNCLSPMKNPSIYDLLARVDMQKYWEIFEKEEILDLDVFSTLTMADLAAIGIKDTNDCIKILKSVGWALDFLSGLLNFKRPEK, from the exons ATGAATTCTTTTAGTCGTGCTTATCggg ATCCCAAATCACCACTTACTCCACTTACACCGCTTACTGCGAGTACTGCGTTCAATTTCAATATAAGTGGTGACTCGCTTAAACCTTTTATAAATGCCATAGAAGCTGAACGCACTAAAGAAACACCAAAATCTTCGCCAGCTGGATTGGCATGTGGTGCAAAATACGTGAATGCGAACAAATATATCAAACGTCAGCCGGCTAATGTTTTATCTGACActacaaataaatcaagaaaactTTCACCGAGATTCATTTCAAAGAAATCTGATGTTGACgacaaaaaaactttgaaaaaatcgaataatgatcttaataacaataaaattagtTCGAGGTACTCATCAACAAGCATTTCTTCCAGCTCCTCACGTGGGTCTTTTAAATGCAATGAATCATCTTTTAAAGAAACTGACACAATTCCATCCTCAAAATTCAAGTTAAGTCCTCGCGCTACGTCTACTTATAACTATTATAGTGTATCCAGCAGCCAAAGTTCTTCACATAGCTCTAGCggttcaattaattcaaataattcaaGTACAACTCCAAATTCTTTTAACTATAATGGAAGTGCACGTCATCATAAGCCACCGAAACTTGTTCTCAATGATACAAATGTTGCTGAAACTGACTCCACCATGTCAACTGTCTTCAACTGGGTGTGGAATTGCCTGTCACCTATGAAGAATCCATCTATTTATGATTTGCTGGCACGCGTtgatatgcaaaaatattgggAAATTTTTGAGAAAGAAGAAATATTAGATTTGGATGTATTTTCAACTTTAACTATGGCGGACTTGGCAGCTATTGGCATTAAAGATACTAACGActgtatcaaaatattaaaatctgtTGGATGGGCACTCGATTTTCTGTCGggcttattaaattttaaaaggcctgaaaagtaa
- the LOC120773584 gene encoding anaphase-promoting complex subunit 7 — protein MESVLFANIKKLYANELYSCVIPAASLLNTLLQNERNVATPEMEYQVLLFSGNAHYYERNYRLASKQYEAALLMRKTMLRFKNTQIVSIEITHEQFSELETRYRLAKCYRELGEDHKAISTLHALPLKTRTPKVNMLLAQLCHYGQNVDNAEAVAAYKEVLGDCPMALVAIEALLMLGVDGIEVNSLVVNASTVPKHIDWLSSWIKAHAQLYGRDHLEASKTFQAINDNTKFHQNSYLLTLIGKSLYYYGRYMQAQQYLETALMVNPHNTDALMPLAVVYEYNQKLPELDKLAAQIGNIKELNSEHWFVVAESCYAAGQIVKAISFAKKAIELDERNIEAQLLRGRICLQLKQGVEAISYFRTAQCIASYRFEVYKGLYHCYVSRKRRDEAQAMCALAVRYFRNSPRSYVMFARVLLHSNNPLAKKSAKKFLAKALEIDEHYAVAVALMADVCQANGETQEASAMLKKQVLSFPNPSYFSMLGDLRRTARDLDGALEYYTIALSLEPNDRHALKGVKALTRGGDKQDQDTSLMISRLRDEEWQIDEEAEESSSHDEDDSDTYSEPFWQDLESEVIN, from the exons ATGGAATCGGTGCTTTTCGCtaacataaaaaagttatatgctAATGAGTTGTATTCTTGTGTTATACCGGCCGCCAGTTTGCTAAATACACTTTTGCAAAATGAACGCAATGTTGCTACGCCCGAAATGGAATATCAAGTGCTTCTTTTCAGCGGCAATGCTCACTACTATGAGCGGAATTATCGTTTGGCCAGCAAACAGTATGAAGCCGCTTTACTAATGCGCAAAACTATGTTGCGCTTTAAGAATACCCAGATAGTTAGTATTGAGATAACACATGAACAATTTAGTGAACTTGAGACGCGTTACCGTCTCGCTAAATGCTATAGGGAGCTTGGTGAGGACCATAAGGCCATAAGCACGCTACACGCCCTGCCCTTGAAAACCCGCACTCCCAAAGTGAATATGCTATTGGCGCAACTTTGTCACTATGGGCAAAATGTTGATAATGCGGAAGCTGTAGCAGCTTATAAAGAAGTATTAGGTGATTGTCCCATGGCATTGGTGGCTATAGAAGCGCTATTGATGTTGGGCGTGGATGGCATAGAGGTTAATTCATTGGTGGTTAAtg CTAGTACGGTGCCGAAGCACATTGATTGGTTGAGCAGCTGGATAAAGGCACACGCTCAGCTTTATGGACGTGATCATTTAGAAGCATCAAAAACATTTCAAGCCATTAACGacaacacaaaatttcatcaaaactcCTATTTACTCACTTTAATTGGCAAAAGTCTTTATTATTATGGACGTTATATGCAAGCGCAACAATATTTAGAGACTGCACTTATGGTAAATCCACATAATACGGATGCTCTAATGCCGTTAGCTGTCGTTTATGAATATAATCAGAAATTGCCTGAACTAGATAAACTTGCCGCACAAATTGGCAATATAAAAGAGCTGAACTCTGAGCATTGGTTTGTTGTCGCCGAAAGTTGTTATGCCGCAGGGCAGATAGTGAAGGCTATTTCGTTTGCAAAGAAAGCAATCGAGTTGGACGAACGCAACATCGAGGCGCAATTACTACGTGGACGTATTTGCTTGCAACTAAAACAAGGTGTTGAAGCAATCTCTTATTTTCGCACCGCACAATGCATTGCCAGTTACCGCTTTGAGGTATATAAAGGTCTTTACCATTGCTATGTGAGCAGAAAGCGACGGGACGAAGCACAGGCAATGTGTGCATTAGCCGTGCGTTATTTTCGCAATTCACCACGCAGTTATGTG ATGTTTGCGCGTGTTTTATTACATTCCAATAATCCATTGGCAAAGAAAAGCGCTAAGAAATTCTTGGCCAAAGCGTTAGAAATCGATGAGCATTATGCCGTCGCTGTAGCACTTATGGCAGACGTGTGTCAAGCAAATGGTGAAACGCAAGAAGCCAGCGCTATGTTGAAAAAGCAAGTTTTATCCTTTCCCAATCCCTCATATTTCAGCATGTTGGGTGATTTGCGTCGCACCGCCAGAGATTTGGACGGTGCCCTTGAGTATTATACAATCGCATtgag TCTTGAGCCTAACGATCGTCACGCATTAAAAGGTGTGAAAGCGTTAACACGCGGCGGCGATAAACAAGACCAAGATACTTCGCTTATGATATCACGTCTGCGTGACGAAGAATGGCAAATTGATGAAGAAGCAGAAGAGTCCTCATCCCATGATGAAGACGATTCAGATACATACTCCGAACCATTTTGGCAAGATTTGGAATCTGAAGTGATTAATTAG